The Pogoniulus pusillus isolate bPogPus1 chromosome 6, bPogPus1.pri, whole genome shotgun sequence genomic interval GCAGACCCATAGAGGAGGGAGTGGTAGAGGGGGCAGGGGTAAGAGAACATGAACTTGACGGCAAACTTCATCtccttgttgtgtttctgccagGGGTAGATGGCAAGGAGGAGCAGGCGGCTGCCTAGCTTTCTGCCCATCACTAGGAAGCTGCCACTGAGGCTGtcaagctgggggcaggggcaggcaccTGCATTCTTCATGTGCAGAATCATCTTCTTGGTGTCCTTGCGCTTGAGAGGGCCAAGCTTCAGCACCTTCTTCTTCTGGGCAGCCACCAGCCGCCGCTCTCCGTTCTCCTCTGTCATCTCCTTGATGCGCATCTTCACCACTGTGTGGGGCAGCCACGGAGCATGGTTGGGAAGGGGACGGACAGGGGATACTGCTGAGGTGCTTCTAGGGGAGTCTGAGCAAGGTGTCTGTGCAGGACAGGATGTAGTCTGTCCCTGGGATAGGACTCAGAAGGGTCTTTGGGGAAGTTACtgtgtggggaggggaaggggttaTGGTAGCAGAGTTCAGCACAGACCCCCACTGACCTTCCCAAATGTCCCACTCTGCCTGTTTCCCTACCAATGTCCTATTCTGTTGTGCACTCATCCCATGCACAGAGGGTCCAAGAAAATGGCTCAGGGGGTCTCCCATGGGGCTGTCTCTGTACAAGTTGTGCCCTGTGGTCAACCTCTGCCTGGGCTGTCAGAACGGGAGGAAGTAGCCTCTTGTCCCAGAGAGGCAAGGAGGTGGACCCCAGCACTCACCAAAGTCACTGGAGCACATCTGCTCCATCATGCCGTCTGCCTTGTGCTCCATCTCACACTGGGTGCAGATCTTGGACACTGGTGAAAAAACCAACCACTGTTTCAGCTCCATGCTGCGGGTACTTGTTGCCTGAGCCCTCTCTGCAGGGACATGCTGGGAGAGCCCAAACAGctcctcagctccctgggcagctgtgccagggtgatGTTGGGGGCACAGAGTACCTTGCCTGCCAGcgtcccaggctgctctgccctacTCTGGGATAGTTCTCTGCACGGAGCCGGGTGCCTGGCTCCCATAAGCAGTGAGTGATGCCCAGTCACACGCTAAGCAGTTAAGCGTCCACCTgtgccctgcttgctgcagacagAGCCAGTGCCCTGGGCTCTACTTCAAggggtgcagggatggggattcagggGGTCTGGAGTGGGACCCTGCATGTGAATCCCCATCTGCCTGGGGGGACAGTGATGGCATGTGCCCCTCAGGCATCCTCATTCCATCACAGTGCCCTTCCCACTTACCTGGCGGTGGGGTGACCTTGCTGTTCCCGAACTGGACGGCGATGCAGAGCTCGTGATCGGAGGGGAACTTGCCACAGTGCAGCATCTCGGGCCAGGGAAAGCCATAGGATTCCATGACGGGGGCACAGGAGTCACGAACGACCTCGCAGAGGGAGCGGCAGGGGTAGACGGGCCGGTCGAGGCAGACGGGGGCGAAGAGGGAGCAGAGGAAAAGCTGGGTGTCGGTGTGGCACTGCTTAGCGAGTAGGGGGACCCAGCTGCCCGCCTGCTGCTTGGCCTCGGCCATGGTTTCGTGCTCCAGCAGGTTGGGCAGCCGCATGCGTTTGTAGCCCACGTCGCGGCAGAGCTGCATGTCGGGCGGGATGTCGAGGCACTGCGGCTCCCGCCCGTAGAAGCGCCCGTGGGGCAGGCTCTCGGGCTGCCACCCGTAGTAGTCGTAGTGTTGCCCGCCGCCCGGAGAACCCGCCAGCGCCAGCGCCAGCGCCAGCAGCGCCGTGCCTCGCCCCCCCGGGAGGACACCCTCCCGCCGCATCGTCGGTGCTCTCCTGCCGCCAGCCGCGCCTGCTGAGCGGGACGGGAGCGCGGCtcggcgctgctgctgctgccctggcgcCTCCCCCGCCCGCTGCCCTTTCtaaactgcccagggaggcctcGTCAGCAGCCAATCTGCTCTGGCTG includes:
- the SFRP5 gene encoding secreted frizzled-related protein 5; protein product: MRREGVLPGGRGTALLALALALAGSPGGGQHYDYYGWQPESLPHGRFYGREPQCLDIPPDMQLCRDVGYKRMRLPNLLEHETMAEAKQQAGSWVPLLAKQCHTDTQLFLCSLFAPVCLDRPVYPCRSLCEVVRDSCAPVMESYGFPWPEMLHCGKFPSDHELCIAVQFGNSKVTPPPVSKICTQCEMEHKADGMMEQMCSSDFVVKMRIKEMTEENGERRLVAAQKKKVLKLGPLKRKDTKKMILHMKNAGACPCPQLDSLSGSFLVMGRKLGSRLLLLAIYPWQKHNKEMKFAVKFMFSYPCPLYHSLLYGSAQH